GCTTCCTCACATCCTTTCCTAGGAGGATCTACTACCACTACATCTGCTTTTATCCCTTTTTTTATAAGTTCTGGTATTACCTTTTCCGACTTCCCCACTATAAATTCCACATTGTCTATGCCATTTTCTATGGCATTCATATTGGCATTTTCTATGGCCTGGGGAATTATTTCTACTCCATAAACTTTTTTAGCTTTCTGTGACAAAAATAGAGATATGGTTCCAGTTCCACAATATGCATCAAATACAACTTCACTTCCGGTTAATCCCGCATACTCCAATACCTTGTTGTAAAGTACCTCTGTCTGCACAGGATTTACTTGAAAAAATGACAATGGGGATATGCTAAATTTAAATTTTCCAATATAATCATTTATGGTGTCCCGTCCCCAAAGAGTTATACACTCTTTTCCCATTATTACATTAGTTCTATCCCTGTTTATATTTTGTACTATGCTTTTTATGCCAGATACATTTCTAGTTATTATTTCTATAAATTCTTTCTTATAAGGTAAATGAGCCACAGCTGTTACTATTACCAGCATAATTTCACCTGTAGTAAAGGCTTCCCTTATCATTATATGTTTTAGGATCCCTTTACCATCTTTTTCATTATAAGGCTCAATATTATATTTTTCAATCCACTGTCTAGTTAGCTTAACTATTTTATCAGAAATTTCACTCTGTATGAAACAACTGCTCATATTGATTATCTCATGAGTTTTCTTTGCATAAAATCCTATATTTATGCCATCCTTTGATCTGCCTATCGGCAATTGTACTTTATTTCTGTACCTATAAGGATTTTCCATGCCTATAGTATGATATAAATTTGTCACGGCTTCATGTTGGTGAATACTTTGTTCTCCTGAAATTACTTGAAGCTTACCTATTCTCTCCAAACAATCTTTAACTCTATTTTCCTTAAAAAATAGTTGTCCATTATAGGATACGTGCTGAAGCTGACACCCGCCACACCTTTTATATATGCTGCAGGTAGGAGTTGCCCTGTACTTAGAAGCTTCAGCTACTTCCATTAATTTGCCAAAAGCAAAATTTTTATTTACCTTTACAGCTTTTACTCTGACTTTTTCCCCTTGGATGGCTCCAGGTACAAAAATTGTAAAGCCCTCTATTTTTCCTACTCCCTCTCCTTGATACCCCATTCCATCTATAGTTAAAACATATTCTTTATTCTTATCTATTTTATTTGCCATAAATTCACCTACCAAAAAAAATTGCACCTGTAAAGGTGCTTAAATATGGAATCAGTTGTCTCTTAATTTCCCATCATATAATTTTAACCATATATTTCTGTAATATACAATAAATTTATGTAAATTTTTAATGAACATTTTTTACATTATATTGGCTCTGCCATTATACACTATTCCTCTTATAATATCCATAGTTATAAATGTACCTGTTTTCAATATTTCAGTGGCTCCTCCAGCTCCACAGATAATAGGTATTTCCCTTGTAAGACATTCAATAGCAAGATGAGAAGTTAATCCCCCATTTTCAGCTATAATCCCTGAAACCCTATCCAATACATCCATATATTCTATATCTAAATCTTTAACTACTAAAATATCCCCATCTTCTATTATCTCCTTGGCATCCTTAGGATTATAAACTATTTTTGCATTTCCATAACCAGGTCTAACTCCTGACCCTCTCCCTTGAACTAATATATCTCCAACTATATGAACTTTTAACATATTAGTAGTGCCAGAATAACTAACCGGTATGCCTGCTGCTATAATTACTAGATCTCCTTTTTTAACATAGCCACTTTCTAATGCTATCTTAACTGAATCTTCTATTAATTCATCCGTAGAATCCACCCTTTTAGTAAGTATGGGAAATACCCCCCAATTTAATGCAAGCCTTCTTGCCACTTTACCGCTCGGAGTTACAGCTATAATATGACATTGTGGTCTATACTTTGAAACCATTCTAGCCGTATGTCCGCTCTGTGTAGCAGTTATTATAGCAGAAGCTTTCAATTCCGAAGCAGTGCTGCAGGTAGCAAGGCTTATAGCATTTGGTACATTCTGTATATGAACTTCCCTCCTTTTTTTCAATAAGGAATCATAGTCGATTTTTTCTTCTGCTGCCTGGGCTATTCTTGACATAGTCCGTGCTGCTTCTACAGGGTATTTTCCATTGGCAGTTTCACCACTTAACATTATGGCATCTGTTCCATCAAATATGGCATTGGCTATATCTGATGCTTCAGCCCTAGTAGGTCTTGGATTCCTTATCATAGAATCAAGCATTTGAGTTGCAGTTATAACCGGTTTACCTGCTTTATTACACTTTTGTATTATAGTTTTTTGTATTAAAGGTACCTGTTCTATGAGAATTTCCACTCCCATATCTCCTCTTGCCACCATTATTCCATCAGAAAATTTTATTATTTCGTCTATATTATCAACACCTTCTTGATTTTCAATCTTAGAGAATATCTGTATGTCTTGTCCTCCATTTGCCTCCAGTACCTTTCTTATGGCAAGTATATCAGAGGCTTTTCTTATAAAAGATGCCGCTATCATATCTACGCCAATTTTGCATCCAAATATCAAATCCCCTTTATCCTTTTCTGTTAATGCCGGCAGTGAAGTAGAAACTCCCGGTACATTCACCCCCTTATGATTACTGATTGTTCCATTATTTTTAACTATGCAGTATATTTTATTATCTTCAATATCATCCACTTCCAAGGCAACCAATCCATCATCAATTAATATACTGTCTCCTTTTTTCAAGTCATTACCTAACCCATCATAAGTTATGGAGCATTTAGTATTATCCCCTATAATGTTATTTCCACAGTAGATGGTAAATTTATCTCCCTCTTTTAGCTGAACTTTCCCATCTTCAAAGTCCCCTGTTCTTATTTCAGGTCCTTTGGTATCCAGCATAATTGCTATAGGTTTACTGTACTTTTCTCTGAGCTTCTTCACTGTATTTATTCTCTTCTCATGACTTGGATAGTCACCATGAGAAAAATTGTGTCTGGTTACATTCATGCCAGCTTCAATAAGTTTTGATAAAACTTCTTCTGAATCACTGGTGGGTCCAATTGTAAAAATCATTTTAGTTTTTTGCATAATTCCCATACTCTCCTTATACAAAATTTATTTTTATCACTATCATAATGCCATCATGCCAATGCTTCTGCTATTTCATATAGTTTCTCATCAAATGTTCTTGGCATATTTAAGGCCTCATCTATGTTTAAATCAATAATCTTTTCCTCTTTAATGCCAATAACTCGTGAGGTTTTTCCCTCTTCCAATAGCTCAACTGCTCTATATCCAAACCTCGAAGCCAATATTCTATCCCTGCAAGTAGGACTGCCTCCTCGCTGAATATGTCCTAATTTTGTAGCTCTAGCTTCTATTCCAGTAACATACTGTATCTTTTGGGCTAAGGCTTCTCCTCCTCCTATACCTTCTGCTAACACTATCAAATTATGCACTTTACCATTTAGCTTTGCCTCCAGTACATTTTTACACAATTCTTCTTCTTCATATCCCTTTTCTGGTATAATTATATTTTCAGCTCCACCGGCAAGTCCTGCATAAAGAGCTATATCTCCGCAATTTCTTCCCATAACTTCTACAATACTTACCCTTTGATGGGCCGTGGAAGTATCTCTCAACTTATTAATTGCATCTAAAACTGTATTTGTTGCCGTATCAAATCCTATGGTAAAGTCTGTATATGCCATGTCATTATCTATAGTTCCCGGTATTCCAATAGTAGATATGCCCAATTTGGATAATTCCTGAGCTCCCTTGAAGGAGCCATCTCCACCTATTACTATCAATCCATCTACTTGAAACTTTTCCAGTATACCTACAGCTATTTTTTTGCCTTTATCTGTTTTAAACTCTTCTGATCTAGCAGTCTTTAATATAGTACCTCCCCGCTGTATAATATCTGCCACACTTTCTCTTTCCATAGGTACTACTTCTCCATTCATGAGTCCCCTATATCCTCTTTCTATCCCCAGTATATTGAAATCTTTATCCAGAGCAGTCCTTACAACTGCTCTTATGGCAGCATTCATACCTGGTGCATCTCCCCCACTAGTTAACACAGCTATTTTTTTCATACACAAACCTCCCATAATTACAGGGAATCAAATATCCCTGCCAACTTAAAGCAAATTTCTATCCAATCTATTAATTTTATTTATACCACACTTATGTATTTTTTACCATAAAATAATTAATCCTGCTCAATTTGTACTTATACACGAAAAAAGTTTTCTTTAATATTTTGTTTACTTTACAATA
This genomic interval from Clostridium kluyveri contains the following:
- the pfkA gene encoding 6-phosphofructokinase is translated as MKKIAVLTSGGDAPGMNAAIRAVVRTALDKDFNILGIERGYRGLMNGEVVPMERESVADIIQRGGTILKTARSEEFKTDKGKKIAVGILEKFQVDGLIVIGGDGSFKGAQELSKLGISTIGIPGTIDNDMAYTDFTIGFDTATNTVLDAINKLRDTSTAHQRVSIVEVMGRNCGDIALYAGLAGGAENIIIPEKGYEEEELCKNVLEAKLNGKVHNLIVLAEGIGGGEALAQKIQYVTGIEARATKLGHIQRGGSPTCRDRILASRFGYRAVELLEEGKTSRVIGIKEEKIIDLNIDEALNMPRTFDEKLYEIAEALA
- the rlmD gene encoding 23S rRNA (uracil(1939)-C(5))-methyltransferase RlmD encodes the protein MANKIDKNKEYVLTIDGMGYQGEGVGKIEGFTIFVPGAIQGEKVRVKAVKVNKNFAFGKLMEVAEASKYRATPTCSIYKRCGGCQLQHVSYNGQLFFKENRVKDCLERIGKLQVISGEQSIHQHEAVTNLYHTIGMENPYRYRNKVQLPIGRSKDGINIGFYAKKTHEIINMSSCFIQSEISDKIVKLTRQWIEKYNIEPYNEKDGKGILKHIMIREAFTTGEIMLVIVTAVAHLPYKKEFIEIITRNVSGIKSIVQNINRDRTNVIMGKECITLWGRDTINDYIGKFKFSISPLSFFQVNPVQTEVLYNKVLEYAGLTGSEVVFDAYCGTGTISLFLSQKAKKVYGVEIIPQAIENANMNAIENGIDNVEFIVGKSEKVIPELIKKGIKADVVVVDPPRKGCEEALLHSIADMKPRTIVYVSCDPATLARDLAILRNFQYRVEKVQPVDMFPQTSHVETVVKLKSKDS
- the pyk gene encoding pyruvate kinase, translating into MQKTKMIFTIGPTSDSEEVLSKLIEAGMNVTRHNFSHGDYPSHEKRINTVKKLREKYSKPIAIMLDTKGPEIRTGDFEDGKVQLKEGDKFTIYCGNNIIGDNTKCSITYDGLGNDLKKGDSILIDDGLVALEVDDIEDNKIYCIVKNNGTISNHKGVNVPGVSTSLPALTEKDKGDLIFGCKIGVDMIAASFIRKASDILAIRKVLEANGGQDIQIFSKIENQEGVDNIDEIIKFSDGIMVARGDMGVEILIEQVPLIQKTIIQKCNKAGKPVITATQMLDSMIRNPRPTRAEASDIANAIFDGTDAIMLSGETANGKYPVEAARTMSRIAQAAEEKIDYDSLLKKRREVHIQNVPNAISLATCSTASELKASAIITATQSGHTARMVSKYRPQCHIIAVTPSGKVARRLALNWGVFPILTKRVDSTDELIEDSVKIALESGYVKKGDLVIIAAGIPVSYSGTTNMLKVHIVGDILVQGRGSGVRPGYGNAKIVYNPKDAKEIIEDGDILVVKDLDIEYMDVLDRVSGIIAENGGLTSHLAIECLTREIPIICGAGGATEILKTGTFITMDIIRGIVYNGRANIM